A genomic segment from Labrys wisconsinensis encodes:
- the pbfA gene encoding (R)-1-hydroxy-2-aminoethylphosphonate ammonia-lyase, which translates to MTEARASGLSASEGDVNLSPDRAAWIERLGPETRALLDRDAAVFLHQSLSTPCLDVLEGAEGATLTDVEGRQILDFHGNSVHQVGYGHPRVVAAVKAELDRLPFSPRRYTNRTAIALAERLTALAPPGLGKVLFAPSGAVAIGMALKLARHATGRHKTLSMWDAFHGATLDAISVGGEALFRRDVGPLLPGTEHVPPLHLARRFFGEDDRAHERLADYIDYVLEVQGDVAAVIAEPMRWTTVEPAPAGFWPRVRASCDRHGALLIFDEVPSCLGRTGTMFVTEQTGAVPDMLVIGKGLGGGIMPMAALIARTDLDVVREGALGHYTHEKSPLGAAAALATLDVIAEEGLLARAKALGQAGLERLQAMVERHPCAVAARGLGLTWGLTIGGDSPGAAEARASRLLYACLERGLSFKLGGGNVVTLCPPLTIAESELDAAFAILDEALAASGA; encoded by the coding sequence ATGACCGAGGCACGAGCGAGCGGCCTCTCCGCCAGCGAGGGCGACGTCAACCTGTCGCCCGACCGCGCCGCCTGGATCGAGCGGCTCGGGCCTGAGACCCGGGCGCTGCTCGACCGCGACGCCGCCGTGTTCCTGCACCAGTCGCTGTCGACGCCCTGCCTCGACGTGCTGGAGGGGGCGGAGGGCGCGACCCTCACCGATGTCGAGGGGCGGCAGATCCTCGACTTCCACGGCAACAGCGTCCACCAGGTCGGCTACGGCCATCCCAGGGTGGTCGCCGCCGTGAAGGCCGAGCTCGACCGCCTGCCCTTCTCGCCGCGCCGCTACACCAACCGCACCGCCATCGCGCTGGCCGAGCGGCTCACGGCCCTGGCTCCACCCGGCCTCGGCAAGGTGCTGTTCGCCCCGAGCGGCGCGGTGGCCATCGGCATGGCGCTGAAGCTCGCGCGTCACGCCACCGGCCGGCACAAGACGCTGTCGATGTGGGACGCCTTCCACGGCGCGACGCTCGACGCCATCTCGGTCGGCGGCGAGGCGCTGTTCCGCCGGGATGTCGGGCCGCTGCTGCCGGGCACCGAGCACGTGCCGCCGCTGCACCTCGCCCGCCGCTTCTTCGGCGAGGACGACCGCGCCCACGAGCGGCTCGCCGACTATATCGACTATGTCCTGGAGGTGCAGGGCGACGTCGCCGCCGTCATCGCCGAGCCGATGCGCTGGACCACGGTCGAGCCGGCGCCGGCCGGCTTCTGGCCGCGGGTGCGGGCGAGCTGCGACCGGCACGGCGCCCTCCTGATCTTCGACGAGGTGCCGAGCTGCCTCGGGCGCACCGGCACCATGTTCGTCACCGAGCAGACCGGCGCCGTGCCGGACATGCTGGTGATCGGCAAGGGCCTCGGCGGCGGCATCATGCCGATGGCGGCGCTGATCGCCCGCACCGACCTCGACGTGGTCCGGGAAGGCGCCCTCGGCCACTACACCCACGAGAAGAGCCCGCTCGGCGCCGCCGCGGCGCTGGCGACGCTCGACGTCATCGCCGAGGAAGGCCTGCTCGCCCGTGCCAAGGCGCTGGGGCAGGCCGGCCTGGAGCGGCTCCAGGCCATGGTGGAACGCCACCCCTGCGCCGTCGCGGCCCGCGGCCTCGGCCTCACCTGGGGCCTGACGATCGGCGGCGACAGCCCCGGCGCGGCGGAGGCGCGAGCGAGCCGCCTGCTTTACGCCTGCCTGGAGCGGGGCCTGAGCTTCAAGCTCGGCGGCGGCAACGTGGTGACGCTCTGCCCGCCGCTGACCATTGCGGAGAGCGAGCTCGACGCCGCCTTCGCCATCCTCGACGAGGCGCTTGCGGCGTCTGGAGCCTGA
- a CDS encoding glucose/quinate/shikimate family membrane-bound PQQ-dependent dehydrogenase — protein MADPSRRSMAILITTAVFALIGLYLLAGGGWLLALGGSAYYLIAGLALLATAVLLWRRSQAALWLYAALLVGSIAWAIHEVGFDFWALAPRGDILVPLGIWLLLPLVTRRLGPASGAAKLPLAVGVVASLAVVGYALTQDPQDIAGSLPPASAGAPAPKDAALMPDGDWHAYGRTQFGNRYAPLKQITPDNVAKLKVAWTFRTGDMRGSDDPVETTDEVTPIKVRDMLYLCSPHQKLFALDAATGTQKWMFDPKIEHNPTFQHLTCRGVSYHEAKGGSQAPGDCGRRIFLPTNDGRLFALDADTGALCQGFGAGGVVDLKQGMSVKTPGFYEPTSPPVVTDKMVIISGAVIDNYSTKEPSGVTRGFDVETGKLIWAFDPGNPDPNEMPSDTHHFVENSPNSWITSAYDHTLNLIYIPTGVQTPDIWGGNRNADSERYASSILALDADTGKLAWAYQTVHHDLWDMDVPSQPSLVDVTAADGSVVPAIYAPTKTGNIFVLDRRTGKPIVPAPETPVPQGAAPGDRVSPTQPFSELTFRPKQPLTGADMWGGTMIDQLMCRILFHRLRYEGPFTPPSLQGTLVFPGNLGMFEWGGIAVDPVRQIAIANPIAIPFVSRLIPRGPNNPEAPNDAHPSGSEIGVQPQYGTPFGVTLGPLLSPLGIPCKRPPWGYMAGIDLKTNTIVWMHRNGTIEDNSPLPIPFKLGVPSLGGPLTTAGGVAFLTSTLDYYIRAYDVTTGRQLWQDRLPAGGQSTPMSYEAGGRQFVVTADGGHGSFGTKLGDFVVAYALPQGS, from the coding sequence ATGGCCGACCCGTCCCGCCGCTCGATGGCCATCCTGATCACCACTGCAGTCTTCGCCCTCATCGGCCTCTATCTTCTTGCCGGCGGCGGCTGGCTTCTCGCCCTCGGCGGCTCGGCCTATTACCTCATTGCCGGGCTGGCGCTGCTGGCGACCGCCGTCCTGCTCTGGCGCCGCAGCCAGGCGGCGCTCTGGCTCTATGCCGCCCTGCTGGTCGGCTCGATCGCCTGGGCGATCCATGAAGTCGGCTTCGACTTCTGGGCCCTGGCGCCGCGCGGCGACATCCTGGTGCCGCTCGGGATCTGGCTGCTGCTGCCCCTGGTCACCCGCCGGCTCGGCCCGGCGAGCGGCGCCGCCAAGCTGCCGCTGGCGGTCGGCGTCGTCGCCTCGCTCGCGGTGGTCGGCTACGCCCTGACCCAGGATCCGCAGGACATTGCCGGCAGCCTGCCGCCCGCCTCCGCCGGGGCCCCGGCGCCCAAGGATGCGGCGCTGATGCCGGACGGCGACTGGCACGCCTATGGCCGCACCCAGTTCGGCAACCGCTACGCGCCGCTGAAGCAGATCACCCCCGACAATGTCGCCAAGCTCAAGGTGGCCTGGACGTTCCGCACCGGCGACATGCGCGGGTCCGACGATCCCGTCGAGACCACCGACGAGGTGACGCCGATCAAGGTGCGCGACATGCTCTACCTCTGCTCGCCGCACCAGAAGCTGTTCGCGCTCGACGCGGCGACGGGCACGCAGAAATGGATGTTCGATCCGAAGATCGAGCACAATCCGACCTTCCAGCACCTGACCTGCCGCGGCGTCTCCTACCACGAGGCCAAGGGCGGATCCCAGGCGCCGGGCGATTGCGGCCGGCGCATCTTCCTGCCGACCAATGACGGACGCCTGTTCGCGCTCGACGCCGACACCGGAGCGCTGTGCCAGGGCTTCGGCGCGGGCGGCGTCGTCGACCTCAAGCAGGGCATGAGCGTCAAGACGCCGGGCTTCTACGAGCCGACCTCGCCGCCGGTGGTCACCGACAAGATGGTGATCATCTCCGGCGCGGTGATCGACAACTACTCCACCAAGGAGCCCTCCGGCGTCACCCGCGGCTTCGACGTCGAGACCGGCAAGCTGATCTGGGCGTTCGACCCCGGCAATCCCGATCCCAACGAGATGCCGTCCGACACCCACCATTTCGTCGAGAACTCGCCGAATTCCTGGATCACCTCGGCCTATGACCACACGCTGAACCTGATCTACATCCCGACCGGCGTGCAGACGCCGGACATCTGGGGCGGCAACCGCAACGCCGACTCCGAGCGCTATGCCTCTTCGATCCTCGCCCTCGACGCAGACACCGGCAAGCTCGCCTGGGCCTACCAGACCGTGCACCACGACCTGTGGGACATGGACGTCCCCTCCCAGCCGAGCCTGGTCGACGTGACGGCGGCGGACGGCAGCGTCGTCCCCGCGATCTATGCCCCGACCAAGACCGGCAACATCTTCGTGCTCGACCGGCGCACCGGCAAGCCGATCGTCCCGGCGCCGGAGACGCCGGTGCCGCAGGGCGCGGCGCCGGGCGACCGCGTCTCGCCGACCCAGCCCTTCTCCGAGCTGACCTTCCGCCCCAAGCAGCCGCTGACCGGGGCGGACATGTGGGGCGGCACCATGATCGACCAGCTGATGTGCCGCATCCTGTTCCACCGGCTGCGCTACGAAGGTCCGTTCACCCCGCCCTCGCTGCAGGGCACGCTGGTCTTCCCCGGCAATCTCGGCATGTTCGAATGGGGCGGCATCGCCGTCGACCCGGTGCGCCAGATCGCCATCGCCAACCCGATCGCCATCCCCTTCGTCTCGCGCCTGATCCCGCGCGGCCCAAACAATCCGGAGGCGCCGAACGACGCCCATCCCTCGGGCTCGGAGATCGGCGTGCAGCCCCAATACGGCACGCCGTTCGGCGTGACGCTGGGCCCGCTGCTCTCGCCGCTCGGCATTCCCTGCAAGCGCCCGCCCTGGGGCTACATGGCCGGCATCGACCTCAAGACCAACACCATCGTCTGGATGCACCGCAACGGCACGATCGAGGACAATTCACCGCTGCCGATCCCGTTCAAGCTCGGCGTGCCCAGCCTCGGCGGCCCGCTGACGACAGCCGGCGGCGTCGCCTTCCTGACCTCGACGCTCGACTACTACATCCGCGCCTATGACGTGACCACCGGCCGCCAGCTCTGGCAGGACCGCCTGCCGGCCGGCGGCCAGTCGACGCCGATGAGCTACGAGGCGGGCGGGCGCCAGTTCGTGGTCACGGCCGACGGCGGCCACGGCTCCTTCGGCACCAAGCTCGGCGACTTCGTCGTCGCCTATGCCCTGCCGCAGGGGAGCTGA
- a CDS encoding cold-shock protein, with amino-acid sequence MSTGTVKWYNARKGFGFIAPDDGSKDVFVHVSALERAGMQDLREGQKIGYELVQDARSGKTSADRLQAA; translated from the coding sequence ATGAGCACGGGTACCGTGAAGTGGTACAATGCCCGCAAGGGCTTTGGTTTTATTGCGCCGGACGATGGCAGCAAGGACGTGTTCGTTCACGTCAGCGCCCTCGAGCGTGCCGGCATGCAGGATCTCCGGGAAGGGCAGAAGATCGGCTATGAGCTGGTCCAGGATGCCCGGTCGGGCAAGACGTCCGCCGACCGGCTCCAGGCCGCCTGA
- a CDS encoding MarR family winged helix-turn-helix transcriptional regulator — MTELDVLRFSLTSALPKVGRYWRRTARDLVLAHGISEACAMPLISIGRMGDGVRQVAVAEEIGVEGPSLVRLLDQLCASGLVERRDDAADRRAKTLWLTPEGRRITGEIERGLVVLRAQVLRDVARGDLEATLRVFRAFEEAVGRAQEAPQQPGEPVA; from the coding sequence ATGACCGAACTCGACGTCCTGCGTTTTTCCCTGACGAGCGCTCTGCCCAAGGTCGGGCGGTACTGGCGCCGGACCGCGCGCGACCTGGTGCTCGCGCACGGCATTTCCGAGGCCTGCGCCATGCCCCTCATCAGCATCGGCCGGATGGGCGACGGCGTCCGCCAGGTGGCGGTGGCCGAGGAGATCGGCGTGGAGGGGCCGTCTCTCGTGCGCCTGCTCGACCAGCTCTGCGCCAGCGGCCTGGTCGAGCGCCGCGACGACGCGGCCGACCGGCGCGCCAAGACGCTCTGGCTGACGCCGGAGGGCCGGCGCATCACCGGCGAGATCGAGCGGGGGCTGGTGGTGCTGCGCGCCCAGGTGCTGCGCGACGTCGCCCGCGGCGACCTCGAGGCGACGCTGCGGGTGTTCCGCGCGTTCGAGGAGGCGGTCGGCCGGGCCCAGGAGGCGCCGCAGCAGCCGGGCGAGCCGGTCGCGTGA
- a CDS encoding MFS transporter: protein MDQITPRHDLASEKADRHKWMVLSNTTLGMLVAFVNSSIILISLPAVFRGIGLKPLDPANTDILLWTIMGYMVVTSVLVVAFGRLGDMFGRARIYNIGFLVFTLASIALSLMPTGPGAALYLVGMRIVQGIGGALMTATSTALLTDAFPPQQRGLALGINTMAAIGGQFVGLITGGLLADIDWRLVFWVSVPLGIVGTVWSFVSLRDRRLPQPGRLDWFGNISFALGLVLVLTGITDGIQPVGGAVMAWGSPKVLIELILGVAILVAFVAIERRVQQPMFDLTLFRIRAFTLGNAASLLSSVARGGLQFMLIIWLQGVWLPLHGTSFEETPLWAGIFMLPLTAGFLIAGFVSGPLSDRFGPRAFAAGGMVLGAASFVALALLPADFPYGLFAALIFLNGVGSGLFVTPNATQIMNAVPARERGQASGVRATTLNAGQVLSIGIFFSLMILGLAWTLPGVMETRLIAQGMPAAVAHQVAAAPPVAT, encoded by the coding sequence ATGGACCAAATCACGCCGAGACACGACCTGGCTTCGGAAAAAGCCGACCGGCACAAGTGGATGGTGCTGAGCAACACCACGCTCGGCATGCTGGTCGCCTTCGTCAATTCCTCGATCATCCTGATCAGCCTGCCGGCGGTGTTCCGGGGCATCGGCCTCAAGCCGCTCGATCCGGCCAACACCGACATCCTGTTGTGGACGATCATGGGCTACATGGTCGTGACCTCGGTGCTGGTCGTCGCCTTCGGCCGGCTCGGCGACATGTTCGGCCGGGCGCGCATCTACAATATCGGCTTCCTCGTCTTCACCCTCGCGTCGATCGCCCTCAGCCTGATGCCGACCGGGCCGGGCGCGGCGCTCTATCTCGTCGGCATGCGCATCGTCCAGGGCATCGGCGGCGCGCTGATGACCGCGACCTCGACGGCGCTGCTCACCGACGCCTTCCCGCCGCAGCAGCGGGGCCTGGCGCTCGGCATCAACACCATGGCGGCGATCGGCGGCCAGTTCGTCGGCCTGATCACCGGCGGCCTGCTCGCCGACATCGACTGGCGGCTGGTCTTCTGGGTCAGCGTGCCGCTCGGCATCGTCGGCACGGTCTGGAGCTTCGTCAGCCTGCGCGACCGGCGCCTGCCCCAGCCCGGCCGCCTCGACTGGTTCGGCAATATCAGCTTCGCCCTCGGCCTGGTCCTGGTGCTGACGGGGATCACCGACGGCATCCAGCCGGTCGGCGGGGCCGTGATGGCCTGGGGCAGCCCCAAGGTGCTGATCGAGCTCATCCTCGGCGTCGCCATCCTCGTCGCCTTCGTGGCGATCGAGCGGCGGGTGCAGCAGCCGATGTTCGACCTCACGCTGTTCCGCATCCGGGCCTTCACGCTCGGCAACGCGGCGAGCCTGCTCTCCTCCGTCGCCCGCGGCGGCCTGCAGTTCATGCTGATCATCTGGCTGCAGGGCGTGTGGCTGCCGCTGCACGGCACGTCCTTCGAGGAGACGCCGCTATGGGCCGGCATCTTCATGCTGCCGCTGACCGCCGGCTTCCTGATCGCCGGCTTCGTGTCGGGCCCCCTGTCCGACCGCTTCGGCCCGCGCGCCTTCGCCGCCGGCGGCATGGTGCTCGGCGCCGCCTCTTTCGTGGCGCTCGCCCTGCTGCCGGCCGACTTTCCCTACGGCCTGTTCGCGGCGCTGATCTTCCTCAACGGCGTCGGCTCCGGCCTGTTCGTCACGCCCAACGCCACGCAGATCATGAACGCCGTGCCGGCGCGCGAGCGCGGCCAGGCCTCGGGCGTGCGCGCGACGACGCTCAATGCCGGACAGGTCTTGTCGATCGGCATCTTCTTCAGCCTGATGATCCTCGGCCTGGCCTGGACCCTGCCCGGCGTGATGGAGACGCGGCTCATCGCCCAGGGCATGCCCGCGGCGGTCGCCCACCAGGTCGCCGCCGCGCCGCCGGTGGCGACCTGA
- the ppc gene encoding phosphoenolpyruvate carboxylase: MSVVMLEMPQPSPAREESRDQPLYDDVRLLGQILGDIVRDQDGEATFEVIEAIRRLSVSFHAKADAEAGRNLDTLLKRLSPAETVSVIRAFSYFSHLANLAEDRHNLRRHAEREARDDHEDGSLALSFQRFRQAGIEPERIARVLARAWVSPVLTAHPTEVQRKSTLDAERAIADLLTARDGLRTARQRAANEAQLRARITQLWQTRILRMVKLTVPDEIENVLSYYSATFLQEIPRLYAELEELVGRPVAPFFRMGNWIGGDRDGNPFVTAETLVTTVRRHAETVLRHYLTEVHLLGADLSVSRTLVNATPELLALAAGSGDGNAHRDDEPYRRALIGVYARLAGTLEHLTGTDALRHAVAPAKPYAGAGAFLADLRTVEDSLGRNHGAALTEARLKPLIRAVEVFGFHLATTDLRQSSDKHEAVVAELLAAARIEPAYAGLSEEGKQALLLSLLQEPRSLRVRNVAYSELTEGELAIFEAARRLRLDFGADAIRHYIISHTETVSDLLEVMLLQKECGLMRGTLAPAEAANAEVDLIVVPLFETIEDLRAAEPIMRAFYDLPGIETLIRNSGAEQDIMLGYSDSNKDGGYFTSNWELYRGSTALARLFDEKPGLTLRLFHGRGGAVGRGGGPSYQAILAQPPNTVKGQIRLTEQGEVINAKYANPEIGRRHLETLMAATLEGTLLQRQERATPDFLAAAAKLSELSMRAYRKLVYETPGFSDYFFSATPIAEIAQLNIGSRPASRKANQKIEDLRAIPWSFSWGQSRVALPGWYGFGSAVEGLIAEGREEGLALLRRMKAEWPFFSALLSNMDMVLAKADLDVARRYAGLVPDRALAEAIFSAIEAEWRRTVAAVEAITGETQRLADNPALARSISHRSAYIAPLNHLQVELLRRWRSGQIDEKAQRGILISINGVAAGLRNTG, encoded by the coding sequence ATGTCGGTGGTGATGTTGGAGATGCCGCAGCCGAGCCCCGCGCGCGAGGAGAGCCGGGACCAGCCGCTCTACGACGATGTCCGCCTGCTCGGCCAGATCCTCGGCGACATCGTCCGCGACCAGGACGGCGAGGCCACGTTCGAGGTGATCGAGGCGATCCGGCGCCTCAGCGTCAGCTTCCACGCCAAGGCCGATGCCGAGGCCGGGCGCAACCTCGACACGCTGCTCAAGCGCCTCAGCCCGGCGGAGACCGTCTCCGTCATCCGCGCCTTCAGCTATTTCTCCCACCTCGCCAACCTCGCCGAGGACCGCCACAACCTGCGCCGCCACGCCGAGCGCGAGGCGCGCGACGACCATGAGGATGGCAGTCTCGCGCTGAGCTTCCAGCGCTTCCGCCAGGCCGGCATCGAGCCCGAGCGCATCGCCCGCGTGCTGGCGCGCGCTTGGGTCTCGCCCGTCCTCACCGCCCATCCGACCGAGGTGCAGCGCAAGAGCACGCTGGACGCCGAGCGCGCCATCGCCGACCTGCTCACCGCCCGCGACGGCCTGAGGACGGCGCGCCAGCGCGCCGCCAACGAGGCGCAGCTGCGCGCCCGCATCACCCAGCTCTGGCAGACCCGGATCCTGCGCATGGTCAAGCTCACCGTGCCGGACGAGATCGAGAACGTGCTGAGCTATTACAGCGCGACCTTCCTGCAGGAGATCCCGCGGCTCTATGCCGAGCTGGAGGAGCTGGTCGGCCGCCCCGTCGCCCCGTTCTTCCGCATGGGCAACTGGATCGGCGGCGACCGCGACGGCAACCCCTTCGTCACCGCCGAGACCCTGGTGACCACGGTGCGCCGGCATGCCGAGACGGTGCTGCGCCACTATCTCACCGAGGTGCACCTGCTCGGTGCCGACCTCTCGGTGTCGCGCACCCTCGTCAACGCGACGCCGGAGCTGCTGGCGCTGGCCGCCGGCTCCGGCGACGGCAATGCCCATCGCGACGACGAGCCCTATCGGCGGGCGCTGATCGGCGTCTATGCCAGGCTCGCCGGCACGCTGGAGCATCTCACCGGGACCGACGCCCTGCGTCATGCCGTGGCGCCGGCGAAGCCCTATGCCGGCGCCGGCGCCTTCCTGGCCGACCTCAGGACGGTCGAGGATTCCCTCGGGCGCAACCACGGCGCCGCGCTGACCGAGGCCCGGCTCAAGCCGCTGATCCGGGCGGTGGAAGTGTTCGGCTTCCACCTCGCCACCACGGACCTGCGCCAGAGCTCGGACAAGCACGAGGCCGTGGTGGCCGAGCTCCTCGCCGCGGCGCGCATCGAGCCGGCCTATGCGGGCCTCTCCGAGGAGGGCAAGCAGGCGCTGCTGCTGTCGCTGCTGCAGGAGCCACGCTCGCTGCGCGTGCGCAACGTCGCCTATTCCGAGCTCACCGAAGGAGAGCTCGCCATCTTCGAGGCGGCGCGCCGGCTGCGCCTGGACTTCGGCGCCGACGCCATCCGCCATTACATCATCAGCCACACCGAGACAGTGAGCGACCTCCTCGAGGTCATGCTGCTGCAGAAGGAATGCGGCCTGATGCGCGGCACGCTGGCGCCGGCCGAAGCGGCCAACGCCGAGGTCGACCTGATCGTGGTGCCGCTGTTCGAGACCATCGAGGACCTGCGCGCCGCCGAGCCGATCATGCGCGCCTTCTACGACCTGCCCGGCATCGAGACGCTGATCCGCAATTCCGGCGCCGAGCAGGACATCATGCTCGGCTATTCCGACAGCAACAAGGACGGCGGCTACTTCACCTCGAACTGGGAGCTCTATCGCGGCTCGACCGCGCTCGCCCGCCTGTTCGACGAGAAGCCCGGCCTGACGCTGCGCCTGTTCCACGGCCGCGGCGGCGCGGTCGGGCGCGGCGGCGGCCCGAGCTACCAGGCAATCCTGGCCCAGCCGCCGAACACGGTGAAGGGCCAGATCCGGCTCACCGAGCAGGGCGAGGTGATCAACGCCAAATATGCCAACCCGGAGATCGGCCGGCGCCACCTGGAGACGCTGATGGCGGCGACGCTGGAGGGCACGCTGCTGCAGCGCCAGGAGCGGGCGACGCCGGATTTCCTCGCCGCGGCGGCCAAGCTCTCCGAGCTCAGCATGCGGGCCTATCGCAAGCTGGTCTACGAGACGCCGGGCTTCAGCGACTATTTCTTCTCGGCGACGCCGATCGCCGAGATCGCCCAGCTCAACATCGGCTCGCGCCCGGCCTCGCGCAAGGCCAACCAGAAGATCGAGGACCTGCGCGCCATCCCCTGGAGCTTCTCCTGGGGGCAGAGCCGCGTCGCCCTGCCGGGCTGGTACGGCTTCGGCTCGGCCGTCGAGGGCCTCATCGCCGAGGGGCGGGAGGAGGGGCTGGCGCTGCTGCGCCGGATGAAGGCGGAATGGCCGTTCTTCAGCGCGCTGCTCTCGAACATGGACATGGTGCTGGCCAAGGCCGATCTCGACGTGGCGCGCCGCTATGCCGGCCTGGTGCCCGACCGGGCGCTGGCCGAGGCGATCTTCTCGGCGATCGAGGCGGAGTGGCGGCGCACCGTCGCGGCGGTCGAGGCGATCACCGGCGAGACCCAGCGCCTCGCCGACAATCCGGCGCTCGCCCGCTCGATCAGCCACCGCTCCGCCTATATCGCGCCGCTCAACCACCTGCAGGTGGAGCTGCTGCGCCGCTGGCGCAGCGGCCAGATCGACGAGAAGGCCCAGCGCGGCATCCTGATCTCGATCAACGGCGTCGCCGCGGGCCTGAGGAACACGGGCTGA
- a CDS encoding polyhydroxyalkanoate depolymerase codes for MMYRAYQAQADLLETVRAVGGLALGGIDPWRSWDPERTFGHLDAASRLMARAGLTHARPDYRIGTVRVGNREAAVTEVPVLATPFGTLLHFAKDVDVAQPRVLVVAPLSGHFATLLRNTVQTLLADHDVFITDWHNARDVPLAAGRFGFDDHVEHLIRFLEAIGPGGHVLAVCQPCVQVLAAVAVMAEAGNPAEPRSMTLMAGPVDTRVNPTKVNELATGKPIAWFEDNLIATVPARHAGAGRRVYPGFVQLAAFMAMNPERHVKAHRDLYRHVARGEDEKARVIEAFYDEYFAVLDLTAEFYLETVRIVFQDTLLARGALTFRGGRVDPGAIRRTALLTVEGERDDICALGQTAAAHELCTGLKPYRRRHHMQPGVGHYGVFSGRRWEGQIYPIVRNVMVSSE; via the coding sequence ATGATGTACCGGGCTTATCAGGCACAGGCGGACCTCCTGGAAACCGTCCGCGCCGTCGGCGGCCTGGCGCTGGGGGGGATCGACCCCTGGCGGAGCTGGGATCCCGAGCGGACCTTCGGCCATCTCGACGCCGCCAGCAGGCTCATGGCCCGCGCCGGGCTCACCCATGCGCGGCCCGACTATCGCATCGGCACCGTGCGGGTCGGCAACCGCGAGGCCGCCGTCACCGAGGTGCCGGTGCTCGCCACGCCTTTCGGCACGCTGCTGCATTTTGCCAAGGACGTCGATGTCGCCCAGCCGCGCGTGCTGGTGGTGGCGCCGCTGTCGGGCCATTTCGCCACGCTCCTGCGCAACACGGTGCAGACCCTGCTCGCCGACCATGACGTCTTCATCACCGACTGGCACAATGCCCGCGACGTGCCGCTCGCGGCGGGGCGCTTCGGCTTCGACGACCATGTCGAGCACCTCATCCGCTTCCTCGAGGCGATCGGCCCGGGCGGCCATGTGCTGGCGGTCTGCCAACCCTGCGTGCAGGTGCTGGCGGCGGTCGCCGTCATGGCTGAGGCCGGCAACCCGGCAGAGCCGCGCAGCATGACGCTGATGGCCGGCCCGGTCGACACCCGCGTCAACCCGACCAAGGTCAACGAGCTGGCGACGGGCAAGCCGATCGCCTGGTTCGAGGACAACCTGATCGCCACCGTGCCCGCGCGCCACGCCGGGGCGGGGCGACGGGTCTATCCCGGCTTCGTGCAGCTCGCCGCCTTCATGGCGATGAACCCGGAGCGGCACGTCAAGGCCCATCGCGACCTCTACAGGCACGTCGCCCGCGGCGAGGACGAGAAGGCCCGCGTCATCGAAGCCTTCTACGACGAATATTTCGCCGTCCTCGACCTTACCGCCGAGTTCTACCTGGAGACCGTGCGCATCGTCTTCCAGGACACGCTGCTGGCCCGCGGCGCCCTGACCTTCCGCGGCGGGCGGGTCGATCCCGGCGCCATCCGCCGCACGGCGCTGCTGACCGTCGAGGGCGAGCGTGACGACATCTGCGCCCTCGGCCAGACCGCGGCTGCCCACGAGCTGTGCACCGGCCTCAAGCCCTATCGCCGGCGCCACCACATGCAGCCCGGCGTCGGCCATTACGGCGTGTTCAGCGGCCGGCGCTGGGAAGGGCAGATCTACCCGATCGTGCGCAACGTCATGGTGTCGAGCGAGTGA